Proteins encoded by one window of Saprospiraceae bacterium:
- a CDS encoding pepsin/retropepsin-like aspartic protease family protein: MLRLSFLFGIFLCFFSITATCSQVDYIVIPFQTKGKTIVIQGSVNGRVGNLILDTGIPKMVLNATYAESASLFSNKEFGGVQSIDGTVHNGGISLISLAIQEFSAKIGADVLDLKPIERQKGINILGIVGLNLFRKYEFEIDFFSKEIRLYRLDKKGVRRMLQPQALPSQTLSLRYEGDLPCITANLNGKSLQLGLDTGAEINLLSAKLFEESSDQFKNVQTKILMDLTGKRSAAFSAQTDGLQIGVIDMPVVNALFVPLNTHYGGIGGKNIDGLLGYEFFQHFRTAINFKKRQVYLWDARAIENEQMLLITLGQKNLNRVGAKKT, from the coding sequence ATGCTACGCTTATCCTTTTTATTCGGAATCTTCTTGTGTTTTTTCTCTATCACCGCCACTTGTTCCCAGGTCGACTACATCGTCATTCCTTTTCAAACCAAAGGCAAAACGATCGTCATTCAGGGAAGCGTCAACGGCCGCGTCGGCAATCTGATCCTTGATACCGGTATACCTAAAATGGTGCTGAATGCAACTTATGCCGAAAGCGCCAGCCTCTTCAGCAATAAAGAGTTTGGCGGCGTCCAATCAATAGACGGCACCGTTCACAATGGCGGGATAAGTTTAATATCTCTCGCAATACAAGAATTTTCCGCTAAAATCGGCGCCGATGTCCTTGATCTAAAACCTATAGAACGGCAAAAAGGGATAAACATCCTGGGTATCGTTGGTCTAAATCTCTTTAGAAAATACGAATTTGAAATCGACTTTTTCTCGAAAGAGATCCGTCTCTACCGCTTGGATAAGAAAGGCGTCCGCCGGATGCTGCAACCCCAGGCATTGCCTTCGCAGACACTTTCGCTCCGGTATGAGGGTGATCTGCCCTGTATTACTGCTAATTTGAATGGCAAATCGCTCCAATTGGGACTGGATACCGGTGCTGAGATCAATTTGCTTTCTGCAAAACTTTTTGAAGAATCAAGCGATCAATTCAAAAATGTACAAACCAAAATACTGATGGATCTTACGGGAAAACGGAGCGCTGCTTTTTCCGCTCAAACAGACGGTCTGCAAATTGGCGTCATTGATATGCCAGTAGTGAACGCCCTTTTCGTCCCACTCAATACGCATTACGGGGGCATAGGCGGCAAAAATATTGACGGCTTGCTTGGTTATGAGTTTTTCCAACACTTTCGCACGGCCATTAATTTTAAGAAACGGCAGGTCTATCTGTGGGACGCCAGGGCGATAGAGAATGAACAAATGCTGCTGATCACTTTAGGCCAAAAGAACTTGAATAGGGTAGGGGCAAAAAAGACATAA
- a CDS encoding pepsin/retropepsin-like aspartic protease family protein produces the protein MLRLSFLFGIFLYFFPITAACSQVDHIVIPFQLIGNTIIIQAGVQDRSGFFVLDSGSPNLVLNTKHFENIRMDATSFHSTDLTGTASNTLTQTIVHLKVGNIERRNQKAFLIDLSRIEQGKKINILGVIGYKFLKQFEILFDYQQKEITLFALDRKGERMAKSSLHTPPNHVFDLKKSSHFLYLEAQIGNETIKLGLDCGAETSVLDKDAVRSFKNHFFPSHGVSLIAFNGKKSSVNIGSVRQVFIGNTELELFEVIVMDLESINQNLVVKLDGLLGNGSLSRNKIAINYKKQTLSIWDPTWLAKR, from the coding sequence ATGCTACGTTTATCTTTTTTATTCGGAATCTTCTTGTATTTTTTTCCCATCACCGCTGCTTGTTCCCAGGTCGACCACATCGTCATTCCTTTTCAACTAATTGGTAATACTATTATTATACAAGCTGGCGTCCAGGACAGGAGTGGTTTTTTTGTGCTCGATTCCGGCTCTCCCAACCTGGTCCTTAACACGAAACATTTTGAAAATATTAGAATGGATGCAACCAGCTTTCACTCAACTGATTTGACCGGAACAGCTAGTAATACCTTAACACAAACGATCGTACATCTTAAGGTAGGAAACATTGAAAGGCGCAACCAGAAAGCATTTCTAATTGATCTTTCTCGCATCGAACAAGGCAAAAAGATCAATATTCTTGGTGTCATCGGTTATAAGTTCCTTAAGCAATTTGAGATCTTGTTTGATTATCAGCAGAAAGAAATTACCCTCTTTGCATTGGATCGCAAGGGGGAAAGAATGGCAAAATCCTCGCTGCACACTCCTCCAAATCACGTCTTTGACTTAAAGAAATCAAGTCATTTCTTATATCTCGAAGCCCAAATTGGTAATGAAACCATAAAATTGGGTTTGGACTGTGGTGCTGAGACCAGTGTACTAGATAAGGATGCGGTAAGAAGCTTCAAAAATCATTTTTTTCCATCCCACGGAGTATCCCTGATAGCTTTCAACGGAAAGAAATCCAGTGTCAATATCGGAAGTGTAAGGCAAGTTTTTATCGGCAATACCGAGCTCGAACTTTTTGAAGTAATAGTAATGGATCTGGAGTCCATTAATCAAAATCTGGTAGTAAAGCTTGATGGTTTATTGGGAAATGGATCCCTTTCACGCAACAAAATTGCCATCAATTATAAAAAACAAACGCTCTCCATTTGGGATCCGACCTGGCTAGCCAAAAGGTAG
- a CDS encoding DUF4158 domain-containing protein: protein MPTTFLSTEQIKQYGRYSGEPTDEQLAHYFYLSQTDLEWIDKRRRPHNRLGFALQLCTLRFLGTFLANPVDAPSNVLAYLARQLKIADPTCISQYMERDTTHWEHSEEIQKRLGYQDFHSHPSYFRLVRWLYNKVWLHDERPGVLFDLATSRLIHQKILLPGASVLARLVGRIRSRASFGIYRELIKDLTGDQQKALLSLLEIPSDARMSILDNLRRAPTHVSSLTLKKALERIQTLRDLKISQIQTLGIPLSRKAKLAELAVGLKAQSIAQMGRSKKLAILLCFVQRYEAIATDEALEVFDLLINKYFQDIKLNQKKVRLRTAYDLDQAAIILSLACQIILNPEAQNEQLRRLIFDQVPQPKLQTANQTVMTLTSEAQDNSIKVIASKYSSARKFLPYFFKLLQFSGLPTAKPILDTLQFVKEQEEQKNKTFNLDDTPQEFIPTAWKWKPTIYPPKGQISKPHYVMCLMDQTRLAIRRRDLFIKPSLKWTDPRKELLQGDAWEKIRPAICRGLDLNEKAEDQLALLQKQLDECYHRTAANLKANPALRLEKENGKDRFILTPLEAEEEPLGLKELKERVRL, encoded by the coding sequence AGATTTCTGGGCACGTTTCTGGCCAACCCCGTCGACGCGCCCTCTAATGTTTTAGCCTACCTGGCCCGGCAGTTAAAGATTGCCGATCCAACTTGTATTTCTCAATACATGGAAAGAGATACGACTCATTGGGAACACTCCGAGGAAATACAAAAGCGGCTTGGCTATCAAGATTTTCATTCCCATCCCAGCTATTTCCGGCTTGTCCGGTGGCTATATAATAAGGTGTGGTTGCATGACGAGCGTCCTGGTGTATTATTCGATTTGGCCACTTCCCGTTTAATTCATCAAAAAATTCTACTACCAGGAGCCAGCGTACTGGCTCGTTTGGTCGGCCGTATCCGAAGCCGGGCGTCTTTTGGAATTTATCGGGAATTGATCAAAGACCTTACCGGTGATCAGCAAAAAGCGCTCCTTTCCCTCCTGGAAATACCTTCCGATGCGCGCATGTCTATCTTGGATAACCTTCGCAGAGCCCCCACTCACGTTAGTTCCCTGACCTTGAAGAAAGCTTTAGAACGAATTCAAACGCTTAGGGATTTAAAGATTAGTCAAATTCAGACGCTTGGCATTCCTTTAAGCCGAAAAGCCAAACTAGCCGAATTGGCGGTCGGATTAAAAGCCCAGTCAATCGCCCAGATGGGCCGCTCTAAAAAACTGGCTATTTTGCTATGCTTTGTCCAGCGTTACGAAGCCATCGCTACCGACGAGGCTCTCGAAGTGTTTGACCTGTTGATTAACAAGTATTTCCAGGATATAAAGCTGAATCAAAAAAAGGTTCGCCTGAGAACGGCCTATGACTTGGATCAGGCTGCCATAATCTTATCTCTGGCTTGCCAGATTATTTTGAATCCCGAGGCCCAGAATGAACAACTCCGGCGGCTTATTTTTGATCAGGTTCCCCAACCCAAATTGCAGACCGCTAATCAGACGGTTATGACATTGACCTCAGAAGCCCAAGACAATTCGATAAAGGTAATTGCCTCAAAGTATAGTTCGGCCCGAAAATTTCTGCCTTATTTTTTCAAACTACTCCAATTTTCGGGACTCCCTACCGCCAAACCTATACTCGATACGCTTCAATTCGTCAAAGAGCAGGAAGAACAAAAGAACAAAACGTTCAACCTTGATGATACGCCCCAGGAATTTATTCCGACTGCCTGGAAGTGGAAGCCGACTATTTACCCGCCTAAAGGCCAGATCAGTAAACCACATTACGTTATGTGTTTAATGGATCAGACCCGTTTAGCCATCCGCCGTCGAGACTTATTCATCAAACCGTCGTTAAAGTGGACAGATCCAAGGAAGGAATTGTTACAAGGCGATGCCTGGGAAAAAATCCGTCCGGCAATATGCAGGGGGCTGGATCTGAATGAAAAAGCGGAAGATCAATTGGCGCTACTGCAAAAACAATTGGATGAGTGTTACCATAGGACGGCGGCGAATTTGAAGGCTAATCCAGCGCTCAGACTTGAAAAGGAAAATGGCAAAGATCGTTTTATTCTCACACCATTAGAAGCGGAGGAAGAACCGCTGGGCCTCAAAGAACTCAAAGAAAGAGTAAGGCTTTAA
- a CDS encoding two-component regulator propeller domain-containing protein, with the protein MKIQPYLPLFALALLFASCKQKTEDPASPALSQIEEAVPIAHQGEPHFLITASGDSIPTGVPIPAKGTWINPDSVAKPKTISYRGKTKVAPVQTNIRPAGTPKVVPIPKDLKVITPGENGVPRPKKVPARGVILPVLHSPSIPASPLAFKDDATASIQYLSLAQGLVFQNIQSIFEDSKGDIWFGGGGGVCRYDGVNFTYFTPKEGFPLRYVWFVFEDSRGIFWFGSERNGLCRYDGVNFTHYTTKEGLNSNWVWSILEDEKGYLWFGTKGGVSRYDPHDYDGQGSFTHFTTEEGLIGNNIRSIFQDSRGHFWFGSSRPEAKGVCRYDPDAYNGQGRFTHYTAEEGLIGNDVTSIFEDSQENIWFGTWGNGVCSFDGTHFKHYTTKEGLASNVVMAMIEDTRGNLWFGGLGGTLYKPDANEGRGSFTHFTREEGMSGDFIIDILKDNQGNIWFGMVPGGVNRYHPTGFTYYTTKNGLTQNTTRTMFKDSRGAIWIGHLGGVTIYEPGSDSLGSAKFIQYSELDGRRYWPRMEDSRGNVWMYNPGLIRYTPDLDRKGGRFTHFTTKEGLSGDQVITMREDKRGNLWFATNNGVSRYVYKADTLDRIGGNFTHFTTKEGLSGDQVTTMLEDKRGNLWFATNNGLSCYTPDDKARDGISGYFTHFAIPKSLISDRDILMLEDSRGNLWLGSRKNGVYRFVPDLNAQDAINGGLTHFTTEDGLIDNNVRMMMEDSDGNIWFGTENGVSRFAPDPVAPDGSGGSFTQFTTEEGLSGNEVGVIIEDKQKNIWISTTGGISLLIPLAGENASSKTGNYQIMAYNRANGLKQMGPAPIVVLDSSFNRIWWGSNEGLSMLDLNQFQAPKASPAAVRLNTIEIKRHFIDYRRLRDTAYQGQVAFGEKLVGSFDSVPAFCNYPLNLSLPYSLNHLTFHFSAIDWQAPYNVKYHYIMEGLDDEWSPPGLENKADYRKLPPGSYTFKVKAIGAAQIESTVFAYDFRILPPWWLTWWAYTIYGGLILLTLYGIRSYEIRRYRAQSENRRLKELDSFKTRLYANITHEFRTPLTIILGMVRQIKDDPKRWYNEGLQMITRNGWQLLGLVNQMLDLSKLDKGKLELKMQHGEVVGFIHYLVQSFESFAAGKNIHLHFLKEIDRLEMDFDPDQLTKVASNLLSNAVKYTPEGGQVYVAVRSQASKPKSFRAETLEVLELRVKDTGPGIPPEELPRIFDRFYQMDSSATRKAGGTGLGLALTKELVQLMGGEIRVQSKIGEGTDFSVLLPVNRSAPKTATVMERAGLHDLIREAHITEAATADVVPLSAENRKESFGSALQNGDLPLVLLIEDNRDVLTYIASCLQASYQLEFAMNGQEGIEQALEIVPDVIISDLMMPEKDGYEVCAALKKDIRTSHIPIILLTAKADQDAKLEGLKAGADAYLVKPFDKKELNIRLEKLLDLRRQLQARYSNLQSTAQAEAQSLSKEDMFLKDLREAVEENLSDESFGVVQLCRKVGMSRSQLHNKLKALTNQSASIYIRAIRLEKAKELLRNTDLNISEVAYEVGFRTALYFTQVFSEEVGVAPSVFRINE; encoded by the coding sequence ATGAAAATACAGCCCTACCTCCCTTTATTTGCCCTCGCCCTTCTCTTTGCATCCTGCAAGCAGAAAACGGAAGACCCGGCTTCGCCGGCGCTTAGTCAGATCGAGGAAGCCGTTCCCATTGCTCATCAAGGGGAGCCACATTTCCTGATTACAGCTTCGGGAGACAGTATCCCCACCGGCGTACCTATTCCGGCTAAAGGCACGTGGATCAATCCGGATAGTGTCGCCAAGCCCAAAACCATTTCATATAGAGGCAAAACAAAAGTAGCGCCCGTCCAAACCAATATACGTCCAGCGGGCACGCCTAAAGTCGTGCCAATTCCCAAAGATCTTAAGGTAATTACTCCTGGAGAAAACGGCGTCCCTCGCCCAAAAAAAGTGCCGGCCCGGGGCGTCATTCTACCCGTTTTACATAGCCCGTCAATACCCGCCTCTCCATTGGCTTTCAAGGACGACGCCACAGCCAGTATTCAATACCTCAGCCTGGCGCAGGGGCTTGTATTCCAAAATATTCAGTCCATTTTTGAAGACAGCAAGGGGGATATATGGTTTGGTGGCGGCGGCGGCGTTTGTCGCTATGATGGCGTAAACTTTACCTATTTCACCCCTAAAGAAGGCTTCCCGCTCCGATATGTCTGGTTTGTTTTTGAAGATAGCCGGGGCATTTTCTGGTTTGGATCAGAAAGGAACGGCCTGTGCCGCTATGATGGGGTAAACTTTACGCATTACACGACCAAAGAAGGTTTAAACAGTAACTGGGTCTGGTCCATACTGGAAGACGAGAAAGGATATCTATGGTTTGGGACAAAAGGAGGCGTGAGCCGCTATGACCCACATGACTATGATGGTCAGGGTAGCTTTACCCACTTCACTACTGAAGAAGGCTTGATCGGCAACAATATCCGGTCCATATTTCAGGATAGCCGGGGACATTTTTGGTTTGGAAGCTCGAGACCGGAAGCTAAGGGCGTGTGTCGCTATGACCCTGACGCATACAATGGTCAGGGCAGGTTTACCCATTACACGGCTGAGGAAGGCTTGATCGGCAACGACGTCACATCCATATTTGAGGATAGCCAGGAGAACATATGGTTCGGAACATGGGGAAATGGGGTATGCAGTTTTGATGGAACCCATTTTAAGCACTACACGACCAAAGAGGGTTTAGCAAGCAATGTGGTCATGGCCATGATTGAGGATACCCGGGGGAATCTGTGGTTTGGAGGGCTTGGAGGGACTCTTTATAAGCCCGACGCCAATGAGGGCCGGGGTAGCTTCACACATTTTACTCGGGAAGAAGGCATGAGCGGCGATTTTATTATTGACATATTGAAAGATAATCAGGGGAATATATGGTTTGGCATGGTGCCGGGAGGGGTAAACCGCTATCATCCCACCGGCTTCACTTACTACACGACAAAAAACGGTTTAACGCAAAATACTACCCGGACTATGTTTAAAGATAGCCGGGGCGCCATCTGGATCGGGCATCTGGGCGGGGTCACCATATATGAGCCAGGTAGTGACAGTTTGGGTTCCGCTAAGTTCATTCAATATTCCGAACTAGACGGGCGCCGTTATTGGCCCCGTATGGAAGATAGCCGGGGGAATGTATGGATGTACAATCCTGGATTAATACGCTATACCCCCGATCTTGACCGGAAAGGCGGCCGGTTTACCCATTTCACTACCAAAGAAGGCTTAAGTGGCGATCAGGTTATCACAATGCGGGAAGATAAGCGGGGAAATCTGTGGTTCGCGACGAATAATGGGGTGAGCCGCTATGTTTACAAGGCCGACACCCTAGATAGGATTGGTGGAAATTTTACTCATTTTACTACGAAAGAAGGCTTAAGTGGAGATCAGGTTACCACAATGCTGGAAGACAAGCGGGGAAATCTATGGTTCGCGACGAATAATGGTCTGAGTTGCTATACCCCTGACGATAAAGCCCGGGATGGGATAAGCGGATACTTCACGCACTTCGCCATTCCAAAGAGCCTGATTAGTGATCGGGACATCCTTATGCTGGAAGATAGCCGGGGCAATTTGTGGTTGGGGAGCAGAAAGAATGGCGTGTACCGTTTTGTTCCCGACCTCAATGCACAGGACGCCATCAATGGAGGCCTCACTCATTTTACCACTGAGGACGGTTTAATTGATAATAACGTCAGGATGATGATGGAGGACAGCGACGGAAATATATGGTTCGGAACAGAAAATGGGGTGAGCCGCTTTGCTCCCGATCCGGTTGCTCCCGACGGGTCCGGCGGAAGTTTCACCCAATTCACGACGGAAGAAGGTTTAAGTGGCAATGAGGTCGGGGTAATCATAGAAGATAAGCAAAAAAATATCTGGATAAGCACGACTGGGGGAATAAGCTTATTGATTCCCCTCGCCGGTGAAAACGCCTCTTCGAAAACAGGAAATTACCAAATAATGGCCTATAACCGGGCGAATGGCCTCAAGCAAATGGGACCCGCTCCTATTGTCGTTCTGGACAGTAGTTTCAACCGGATCTGGTGGGGATCAAACGAAGGCTTAAGCATGTTGGATCTTAATCAATTCCAGGCACCAAAGGCTTCCCCGGCCGCCGTCCGTCTGAACACTATAGAAATTAAGCGGCATTTTATTGATTACCGAAGACTGCGGGATACTGCTTACCAAGGCCAGGTGGCTTTTGGCGAAAAGCTTGTGGGAAGCTTTGATTCTGTACCGGCTTTTTGTAATTACCCGCTCAATTTATCCTTACCTTATAGCCTCAATCATCTGACCTTTCATTTTTCCGCTATCGATTGGCAGGCGCCTTATAATGTGAAGTACCATTATATCATGGAAGGGCTAGACGACGAATGGAGTCCGCCCGGCCTGGAAAATAAAGCGGATTACCGCAAGCTGCCGCCGGGCTCCTATACTTTTAAGGTCAAAGCCATTGGCGCGGCGCAGATCGAAAGCACGGTTTTTGCATATGATTTTCGGATTCTACCGCCCTGGTGGCTCACTTGGTGGGCCTATACGATTTACGGCGGTTTGATATTGTTGACGCTTTACGGTATTCGATCTTACGAAATCCGGCGCTACCGGGCTCAATCAGAAAACCGAAGGTTAAAAGAACTCGATTCCTTCAAAACCCGCCTCTATGCCAATATTACCCACGAATTCCGCACGCCCCTGACTATCATCCTGGGCATGGTCCGGCAGATTAAAGATGATCCGAAAAGATGGTACAACGAAGGGCTGCAGATGATTACTCGCAATGGCTGGCAATTGCTCGGGCTGGTCAACCAAATGCTGGATCTCAGCAAGCTGGATAAAGGCAAGTTGGAACTTAAGATGCAACATGGAGAAGTGGTCGGATTTATTCACTACCTGGTTCAATCCTTTGAGTCTTTTGCAGCGGGGAAGAATATCCACTTACATTTTCTTAAAGAAATAGATCGTCTCGAAATGGACTTTGATCCGGATCAACTGACCAAGGTGGCGAGCAACCTGCTGTCCAATGCGGTGAAGTATACGCCAGAAGGAGGGCAGGTGTATGTAGCGGTGCGGAGTCAAGCTTCCAAACCCAAAAGTTTTCGGGCTGAAACTTTGGAAGTCCTGGAACTGCGGGTCAAAGATACCGGCCCCGGCATTCCCCCCGAAGAATTACCCCGCATCTTCGACCGCTTTTATCAGATGGACAGTTCCGCTACCAGAAAAGCCGGGGGTACGGGCCTTGGCCTGGCGCTGACCAAAGAGTTGGTGCAGCTAATGGGCGGCGAGATACGGGTGCAAAGTAAAATTGGCGAGGGAACAGATTTTAGCGTGCTGCTGCCCGTTAACCGCTCGGCGCCTAAAACCGCTACGGTTATGGAGCGGGCCGGCCTCCATGATTTGATTAGAGAAGCCCATATAACGGAAGCGGCGACGGCGGACGTCGTTCCATTGAGCGCTGAGAACCGAAAGGAAAGCTTCGGATCGGCCTTGCAAAATGGCGATCTTCCCCTCGTTTTGTTAATTGAAGACAATCGGGACGTTTTAACCTATATCGCCTCTTGCCTCCAAGCCAGTTACCAACTCGAATTTGCTATGAACGGGCAAGAAGGTATTGAGCAAGCCCTGGAGATCGTGCCGGATGTCATCATCAGCGACCTCATGATGCCGGAGAAGGACGGTTATGAAGTCTGCGCCGCTCTGAAAAAGGATATTCGCACCAGTCACATCCCCATCATTCTGCTGACCGCCAAAGCGGATCAGGACGCCAAACTGGAAGGCCTTAAAGCTGGCGCCGACGCTTATCTGGTCAAACCTTTTGATAAGAAAGAATTGAATATCCGGCTGGAAAAATTATTGGATTTGCGTCGGCAGTTGCAAGCTCGCTATAGCAACCTGCAATCCACAGCGCAGGCTGAAGCACAGAGCCTAAGCAAAGAAGATATGTTTCTAAAAGACCTCCGCGAGGCGGTCGAAGAAAATCTCTCTGACGAAAGCTTTGGCGTCGTTCAATTGTGCCGTAAGGTCGGGATGAGTCGTAGTCAGTTACATAACAAACTAAAGGCTTTGACCAACCAATCGGCCTCTATTTACATACGCGCTATCCGCCTGGAAAAGGCAAAAGAACTACTGCGAAACACGGATTTGAATATTTCCGAAGTAGCCTACGAGGTGGGCTTTCGCACCGCCCTGTATTTTACACAGGTTTTTTCGGAGGAGGTGGGCGTGGCGCCGAGCGTTTTTAGAATAAATGAATAG
- a CDS encoding Tn3 family transposase — MPRVDLPQLIMEVNSWTGFDRQFIHLSEHQTQIKGFETSLSAVLLSEACNIGIQPIHRLDNPALSSARLNWVKQNYLHAENLVKANVKLVGFQYNLPLAGHWGGGEVASADGMRFIVPVRTINARPNSKYYGPYRGVTYYNFTSDQFTGFHKIVIPGTIRDSMYILAGLLEQQTDLEPVQIMADTAAYSDIVFGLFHLLGYQFSPRIADTGSTRFWRMDRDTDYGQLNGIARNKVNMELIKTYWDDMLRIAGSLKTGKVSALQIVQVLQRSGQPNALGKAVRELGRIIKTIHSLTYVDDENYRRSILGQLNRGESRHSLARAIFHGQKGQIRKRYRQGQENQLEALGLVVNMAVLWNTRYMQLAIEQLQKEGLQISPQEIARLSPLISEHINMLGRYSFDLDSTLILGNLRPLRVLDQMDESLGLL; from the coding sequence ATGCCTCGGGTGGATCTGCCCCAATTGATTATGGAGGTCAATAGCTGGACCGGGTTTGATCGGCAATTTATTCACCTGAGCGAACACCAGACTCAAATAAAAGGCTTTGAAACCAGTTTAAGCGCCGTACTGCTTTCGGAGGCTTGTAATATTGGTATTCAGCCCATACACCGTCTGGACAATCCGGCTTTAAGCTCCGCGAGATTAAACTGGGTTAAGCAGAATTATTTGCATGCCGAAAATCTGGTCAAAGCCAATGTTAAGTTGGTCGGGTTTCAATATAATCTGCCTTTAGCCGGGCATTGGGGCGGCGGAGAAGTGGCCTCGGCCGACGGCATGCGATTCATTGTACCGGTCAGAACCATTAACGCCAGACCCAACAGCAAGTATTATGGCCCTTACAGAGGGGTGACCTATTACAACTTCACTTCCGATCAGTTTACCGGTTTTCATAAGATTGTTATTCCCGGCACGATACGAGATTCCATGTATATACTAGCCGGGCTTTTGGAACAGCAAACAGACCTGGAGCCCGTTCAGATTATGGCGGATACGGCCGCCTACAGCGATATTGTATTCGGGCTGTTTCATTTACTGGGCTACCAGTTTAGTCCCCGCATCGCCGATACCGGCTCCACCCGTTTTTGGCGTATGGATCGAGACACAGATTATGGCCAACTCAATGGTATTGCCCGTAATAAGGTTAATATGGAACTGATAAAAACTTACTGGGACGATATGCTTCGCATCGCTGGATCTTTAAAAACCGGAAAAGTATCGGCTCTTCAAATTGTCCAGGTATTGCAGCGAAGCGGCCAGCCCAACGCCTTGGGAAAAGCCGTCCGTGAATTAGGCCGGATTATAAAAACTATTCATTCCCTCACTTATGTCGACGATGAGAATTACCGCAGAAGCATCCTAGGTCAGCTCAATCGGGGCGAAAGCAGGCATAGCTTAGCACGGGCAATTTTTCATGGACAAAAAGGTCAAATCAGAAAACGCTATCGGCAAGGACAGGAAAATCAGTTGGAAGCTTTGGGATTGGTGGTCAATATGGCTGTTCTGTGGAATACCCGCTATATGCAGTTGGCCATTGAGCAGCTTCAAAAAGAAGGCTTGCAAATAAGCCCGCAGGAAATAGCCAGGCTTTCCCCGCTGATCAGCGAGCATATCAATATGTTGGGACGATATAGTTTTGACCTTGATTCGACCTTGATTCTGGGAAATCTACGACCCTTAAGAGTGTTGGATCAAATGGATGAATCGCTCGGACTGCTTTAA